One window of the Anopheles cruzii chromosome 2, idAnoCruzAS_RS32_06, whole genome shotgun sequence genome contains the following:
- the LOC128278739 gene encoding toll-like receptor 6 yields MSLCLMDLYPSAGFFTFAPMQQGSNYTWLLLCVVLPALSQAAIAYECTMQKLHEETYCVFRNVVYDGSTAAEFKSGAAKKVQQVAFEDSSLVHLPKELLSAFPDLRALYVAGTNLTTVVIPSKLERLYASNNYITKVIVHQAATNTPMTELMLDSNRLRDISNLTRLTNLEILNLSGNEELAKDSTIDLGDFGGLTNLRHLLLSDVGAFYVENERDVSLPELELLDLSNNNLVTTNLVVKVFAPLRKLKILRLAHDKLTDLDAMGLTKNNDLAEIYLEGNDFPCDFQARLLEHFQKAQVETPVVHKQSRCMLEYEKQNDMCCRSTFTDKSMFTTRPNATSGSGVVPTNTRGNLGGITGSMDQDPSTTTTTRVPMTPKVGSIATITLGNSLLSLLGLVVAAKLIRF; encoded by the exons ATGTCCCTGTGTCTGATGGATCTGTATCCGAGTGCTGGGTTCTTCACGTTCGCGCCGATGCAACAGGGCAG TAATTACACGTGGCTTTTACTGTGCGTCGTGCTTCCGGCCCTTTCGCAGGCGGCCATCGCCTACGAGTGCACGATGCAAAAGCTGCACGAAGAAACTTACTGCGTGTTTCGGAACGTGGTCTACGATGGGAGCACCGCGGCCGAGTTCAAATCGGGGGCTGCCAAAAAAGTACAGCAGGTTGCCTTTGAGGACAGCAGCTTGGTGCACTTGCCGAAAGAACTGCTGAGTGCGTTCCCGGATCTACGGGCATTGTACGTGGCCGGCACCAATCTCACCACCGTGGTCATCCCGAGTAAATTGGAGCGACTATACGCGTCTAATAACTACATCACCAAAGTGATTGTCCACCAGGCGGCGACCAATACGCCGATGACCGAGCTCATGCTCGATTCGAACCGGCTACGGGACATTTCGAACCTGACGCGGCTCACGAACCTGGAAATACTGAACCTCAGCGGCAACGAGGAGCTCGCCAAAGACTCCACCATCGATCTGGGGGATTTCGGGGGCCTCACCAACCTGCGCCATCTGTTGCTGTCCGATGTCGGCGCGTTTTACGTGGAAAACGAACGCGACGTCAGCCTGCCGGAGCTAGAGTTGCTGGACCTGTCCAACAACAATCTGGTGACCACCAACTTGGTGGTGAAAGTGTTCGCCCCGCTGCGAAAGCTGAAGATCCTGCGCCTGGCCCACGACAAGCTGACGGATCTGGACGCGATGGGTTTGACGAAAAACAACGACCTGGCGGAAATCTACCTAGAAGGTAACGATTTCCCTTGCGACTTCCAGGCCCGGTTGCTGGAGCACTTTCAGAAGGCCCAAGTCGAGACACCCGTCGTCCACAAGCAGAGTCGTTGCATGCTCGAGTACGAGAAGCAAAACGACATGTGCTGCCGGTCGACCTTCACGGACAAGTCCATGTTCACGACAAGGCCAAATGCGACATCGGGTTCCGGTGTTGTACCAACGAACACCAGGGGCAACTTGGGAGGCATCACCGGGTCGATGGACCAGGAcccatcgacaacaacaaccacgcGCGTCCCGATGACGCCAAAAGTGGGCAGTATCGCCACCATCACGTTGGGCAACAGTTTGTTGAGCCTGCTGGGCTTAGTGGTGGCTGCGAAGTTAATCCGCTTCTAA